A DNA window from Capnocytophaga sp. ARDL2 contains the following coding sequences:
- a CDS encoding cysteine desulfurase family protein, whose amino-acid sequence MTQIYLDNAATTSVRKEVVDEMVKVLTNDFGNPSSTYAIGRHSKALIESARKTIANQFNVSSSEIIFTSCGTEGNNWIIRSAVKDLGVKRIISTKMEHHCTLYAIQQFAAEYGVEVVYLNILPNSEIDYNQLEELLKDEVPTLVSLMHVNNEIGTILDLKRVGELCKQYGALFHSDTVQSVGKVEIPLDELNIDFIVASAHKFHGPKGAGFVYIRKNNVLKPLIVGGEQEKGMRAGTEAPHQVVGMAKALELSYQDLNKDRETITSLRDYCKAQLEENFPGVKFNGSENPFYNVLNILLPFSPEKTAMILFQLDMKGISISRGSACQSGSQKPSHVLAEFLSAEDLTKPALRISFGSDNTKEEIDYLIDVLKAV is encoded by the coding sequence ATGACACAAATTTATTTAGACAACGCAGCAACGACCTCGGTAAGAAAAGAAGTTGTTGATGAAATGGTAAAAGTATTGACCAATGATTTTGGAAATCCATCATCAACTTATGCAATTGGTCGTCATTCAAAGGCGTTGATCGAATCGGCTCGTAAAACCATTGCAAATCAATTCAATGTATCTTCTTCGGAAATTATTTTTACTTCGTGTGGTACAGAAGGAAATAACTGGATTATTCGTTCGGCTGTGAAAGATTTGGGGGTAAAACGCATCATTTCTACCAAAATGGAACACCATTGTACGCTATATGCTATTCAACAATTTGCAGCAGAATATGGGGTAGAGGTTGTGTATCTAAATATTTTGCCAAACAGCGAAATCGACTACAATCAGTTGGAAGAATTGTTGAAAGATGAAGTACCAACTTTGGTGAGTTTGATGCATGTAAACAACGAAATCGGAACAATTCTCGACTTGAAAAGAGTAGGGGAGTTGTGCAAACAATACGGAGCTTTATTCCACTCAGATACAGTGCAATCGGTAGGAAAAGTTGAAATTCCATTAGACGAATTAAACATTGATTTTATAGTTGCCAGTGCACATAAATTTCATGGGCCAAAAGGAGCAGGATTTGTGTATATCAGAAAAAACAATGTTTTGAAACCGTTAATCGTAGGAGGAGAGCAGGAAAAAGGAATGCGTGCTGGAACAGAAGCTCCACACCAAGTGGTAGGAATGGCAAAAGCATTGGAATTGTCTTATCAAGATTTGAACAAAGATAGAGAAACCATTACATCGTTGAGAGATTATTGCAAGGCACAATTGGAAGAAAATTTCCCAGGAGTAAAATTCAACGGAAGCGAAAATCCATTTTACAATGTGTTGAACATTTTATTGCCATTTTCACCTGAAAAAACAGCGATGATTTTGTTTCAATTAGACATGAAAGGAATTTCAATCTCTCGCGGAAGTGCGTGTCAATCAGGTAGTCAAAAACCTTCGCATGTATTAGCTGAGTTTCTTTCAGCAGAAGATTTGACAAAACCAGCATTGCGTATTTCATTCGGAAGCGACAACACCAAAGAAGAAATCGATTACCTAATCGATGTGTTGAAAGCAGTGTAA